From Plasmodium chabaudi chabaudi strain AS genome assembly, chromosome: 12, the proteins below share one genomic window:
- a CDS encoding heat shock protein 90, putative (query 887-887;GPI_cleavage_site_score=0.2052;~pfam_scan;Pfam:PF06047.7; E()=1.6E-46;score=156.5;query 799-898;description=SynMuv_product;~iprscan;InterPro:IPR009269 : Protein of unknown function DUF926;Pfam:PF06047; score=1.2E-46;query 799-898;description=NF-kappa-B-activating protein), translated as MTVNSENEISNSEKEDNDISVKDNENDEDQESASNNENDEGQESADNDETDEDQESGDNNETGEDQENADSNENDEDQESASNNENDDKSEKTHFEKKHKELKERLKMLKVNSNSTSNISMDNNGNNNDNEKCDSNKKDENSSTPKEEMTPEKREREKKYMELKKKLDLLKLKKKIANNENNNSNSLKQNNESYNNNINKGEQNSSAEKKETLIKDKEKMRETLKKKLEKLKRENELYNYEKQQKKDEYNHSRDSNSSDYKKQKKHKKKRRSNTNENSDSYYDKNKYKYDDNKRGHEKYRKTAMRSSYDSSSISNDRMLNKRRREISPSSNSFRKKDKPHRKRSRTHSSSRSHSNRKGGRGKRRRSTYSNSSGESKWRMRRVSRNRKDGRKNYDHAKGYDNRRSYNKYKRSESRYYSSDSDFHKNKRNYISKENKKRDLYDDRHSNYKRGEKSSHKYLYNKKNGEKIEKKYHRVPLGHYADKESWNNYTNWLQKKNEYRFDLPFDQHKIYRRSQSLSPTTWENILENSMSKDSDQNDKKIKNKKNKNKHTASSESIDHSIDQNEKKKKKSTDDKKEKKKKKKKKYNSETEHSELSSHSEYSSKKKDKKEKKKKKKKSTELTYSDSEHMDKKYKSKSSVEGYSNSSDEEYKKRKKHDKKKKKKKKEKEKSKKHGSHKKDKDRKSKRKKKYDDSDEDIGKSNSTSATSLSFLCEGYDSLNEKLDKRDASNSIEKHKDKKKKHKKKNNKEEYKKNQESQQSEQSEKEEPEDDENENEVTDDDTDSVGPKPLDINVKLANKQMDYGGAMMPGEGQAIAQFIQKGKRIPRRGEVGLSAEAIENFESLGYVMSGSRHKRMNAIRMRKENQVYSAEEQRALAMFNYEERANRENALITDLKEILRKQNETILNDEKNDT; from the coding sequence ATGACAGTAAATtcagaaaatgaaatatcaAATTCGGAAAAAGAGGATAACGATATATCAGTAaaagataatgaaaatgatgaggATCAGGAAAGCGCCAGTaacaatgaaaatgatgaaggTCAGGAAAGTGCTGATAACGATGAAACTGATGAAGATCAAGAAAGTGGcgataataatgaaactGGTGAAGATCAGGAAAATGCCGATAgcaatgaaaatgatgaagacCAGGAAAGTGCTAGTaacaatgaaaatgatgataaaagcgaaaaaacacattttgaaaaaaaacataaagaaCTTAAAGAGAGATTAAAAATGCTAAAGGTAAATAGTAACAGTACAAGCAATATTAGTATGGATAACAACggcaataataatgataatgaaaaatgtgactcaaataaaaaggacGAAAATTCATCTACACCAAAAGAGGAAATGACGCCAGAAAAAAGAGaaagggaaaaaaaatatatggaacttaaaaaaaagttagaccttttaaaattaaaaaaaaaaattgccaacaacgaaaataataatagtaattcattaaaacaaaataatgaatcatacaataataatataaataaaggtGAACAAAATAGTAGtgcagaaaaaaaagaaacattaataaaagataaagaaaagATGAGagaaacattaaaaaaaaaattagaaaaattaaaaagggaaaacgaattatataattatgaaaaacaacaaaaaaaagacgaATATAATCATAGTAGAGATAGTAATAGTAgtgattataaaaaacaaaaaaaacacaaaaaaaaaagacgtAGTAatacaaatgaaaatagtgatagttattatgataaaaataaatataaatatgatgataataaaagagGGCATGAAAAATATCGAAAAACGGCAATGAGATCTTCCTATGATTCGTCATCTATAAGTAATGATCGAAtgttaaataaaagaagaaGGGAGATCTCACCAAGTAGTAATTCTTTTAGGAAAAAAGACAAACCCCATCGAAAAAGAAGCCGTACTCATAGTAGCTCCCGTAGTCATAGCAACAGGAAAGGGGGAAGAGGCAAACGACGAAGAAGCACATACAGCAATAGCAGTGGGGAAAGCAAATGGAGAATGCGACGAGTTAGTAGAAACAGAAAAGATGGAaggaaaaattatgatcATGCCAAAGGCTATGATAATAGACGaagttataataaatacaaacgTTCTGAATCACGCTATTATAGTAGCGACAGTGACTttcacaaaaataaaagaaattatatttctaaagaaaataaaaaacgagATTTATATGACGATAGAcattcaaattataaaagagGAGAAAAAAGTAgccataaatatttatataataaaaaaaacggagaaaaaattgaaaaaaaatatcatcgTGTCCCTCTGGGTCATTATGCAGATAAAGAGAGTTGGAATAATTATACTAATTggttacaaaaaaaaaatgaatatagaTTTGATTTGCCTTTTGAtcaacataaaatatatagacgATCTCAATCTCTATCTCCAACAACAtgggaaaatattttggaaAATTCCATGAGTAAAGATAGCGatcaaaatgataaaaaaattaaaaataaaaaaaataaaaataaacacacCGCATCAAGTGAGAGCATAGACCACTCTATTgatcaaaatgaaaaaaagaaaaaaaaatcaacagatgataaaaaagagaaaaaaaaaaaaaaaaaaaaaaaatataactcCGAAACGGAACATTCCGAGTTAAGTTCCCATAGTGAATATTCTTCTAAAAAGAAagataaaaaggaaaaaaaaaaaaaaaaaaaaaaaagcactGAATTGACATACAGTGATTCTGAACACATggacaaaaaatataaaagtaaaagTAGTGTAGAAGGATATAGCAATTCTTCTGATGAAGAGTacaaaaagagaaaaaaacacgataaaaaaaaaaaaaaaaaaaagaaagagaaAGAGAAAAGCAAAAAACATGGGAGTCATAAAAAGGATAAAGATAGAAAAAGTAAacgtaaaaaaaagtatgaCGATTCAGACGAAGATATAGGAAAATCAAATAGTACTTCAGCCACATCCTTGTCTTTTCTATGTGAAGGATATGACTCactaaatgaaaaattggACAAACGAGATGCCTCCAACTCTATTGAAAAACATAAggataagaaaaaaaaacacaaaaaaaaaaataataaagaagaatataagaaaaatcaAGAAAGCCAGCAAAGTGAACAATCTGAAAAAGAAGAGCCCGAAGATGacgaaaatgaaaatgaagtaACGGATGATGACACAGATAGTGTAGGGCCAAAGCCTCTTgatataaatgtaaaattggcaaataaacaaatggaTTATGGTGGAGCTATGATGCCAGGAGAAGGGCAAGCAATAGCACAGTTTATtcaaaaaggaaaaagaaTACCAAGACGTGGTGAAGTTGGATTATCAGCAGAAGCGAtagaaaattttgaaagtCTTGGGTATGTTATGAGTGGATCAAGACATAAACGAATGAATGCAATACGTATGAGAAAAGAAAACCAAGTTTATAGTGCCGAAGAGCAAAGAGCCTTAGCTATGTTTAATTATGAAGAAAGGGCAAATAGAGAAAATGCATTAATAACAGATTTAAAGGAAATTTtaagaaaacaaaatgaaactatattaaatgatgaaaaaaatgataccTAA
- a CDS encoding inner membrane complex protein 1d, putative (term=annotation;date=20140315;qualifier=removed_product=heat shock protein 90, putative;qualifier=added_product=inner membrane complex protein 1d, putative;qualifier=added_gene_name=imc1d;qualifier=added_literature=pmid:15533999;curatorName=ucb@sanger.ac.uk), which yields MLLQDINECANNDGDSVEINTKNDFINQENEMHVSVIKPITKRVIHYEDTKINAFYKPVELVEEVNTYVKKGDEYLVKLYENIKKLYKKNSESKLKSDMGLMKYNAQYNINNSVEQDIKNDNVQFNLYKGNNGVPKIETLFIPKLEKNIEVVNCLKEHINVDYTYLVPKPVVIPVDVPILKFKDNYKIVPIRKKIIPRIKYTDEVIYVDCCIEKPYIVYDDIILPVPCDVPIEENKYIDNAPLISE from the exons ATGCTATTACAAGATATTAATGAATGCGCAaat AACGACGGAGATTCCGTGGAAATAAACACAAAGAATGATTTTATCAAtcaagaaaatgaaatgcACGTAAGTGTAATAAAGCCGATCACAAAAAGAGTCATTCACTATGAagatacaaaaataaatgcattCTATAAGCCAGTGGAATTGGTTGAAGAGGTTAATACGTATGTTAAAAAGGGAGATGAATATCTTGTAAagttatatgaaaatattaaaaaattatataaaaaaaatagtgaaagtaaattaaaaagtgaTATGGGATTGATGAAATATAATGCccaatataatataaacaatagTGTTGAacaagatataaaaaatgacaatgttcaatttaatttatataaaggcAATAATGGTGTACCAAAAATAGAAACACTTTTTATAccaaaattagaaaaaaatattgaagttgttaattgtttaaaagaacatataaatgttgattatacttatttagTTCCAAAGCCTGTAGTTATACCAGTTGATGTTcctatattaaaatttaaggacaattataaaattgtaccaatacgaaaaaaaattattccacgtataaaatatactgATGAAGTTATTTATGTAGATTGTTGTATTGAAAAACCTTATATAGTTTATGATGATATTATATTGCCAGTCCCATGTGATGTTCCaatagaagaaaataaatacattgaTAATGCTCCTTTAATATCTGAATAG
- a CDS encoding Cg8 protein, putative (tmhmm; query 1-209; ~;query 126-208; ~;query 103-125; ~;query 1-102): MQLYLNGKKQICIRLNSNAHNVFKRYVASQPLGINIPEPPPREFLPNGEPKKYRLNQRYYNHKYDWERWSLRPAGVFHTYLHGEFAKDHKPHMAWLLQFPLPLAFIPYFLFAFGLSFTFHHVSYLGIKPKRYTVEWVEANKERERAENTNPVTRYLDRRRKERGPHWILEDYLPAHPCYLHMSQYHHDTELLRKREEEAAEKEDSSDD, from the coding sequence atgcaattgtatttaaatgggaaaaaacaaatttgtaTTCGTTTGAACAGCAATGCCCataatgtatttaaaaGATATGTTGCATCACAACCTTTAGGAATAAACATTCCAGAACCCCCTCCAAGAGAATTTTTACCAAATGGCGAACCAAAGAAATATCGATTGAATCAAAGGTATTATAACCATAAATATGATTGGGAAAGATGGTCATTAAGACCAGCAGGCGTTTTCCATACTTATTTGCATGGTGAATTTGCAAAGGACCATAAGCCCCATATGGCATGGCTATTACAATTTCCATTGCCATTAGCTTttattccatattttttatttgctttTGGTTTATCCTTTACATTTCATCATGTATCATATCTTGGAATAAAACCAAAGAGATATACAGTAGAATGGGTAGAGGCTAACAAAGAAAGGGAGCGAGCTGAAAACACAAATCCTGTTACACGATACCTTGATAgaagaagaaaagaaaGAGGCCCACATTGGATCCTTGAAGATTATTTGCCTGCACACCCATGTTATTTGCATATGAGCCAATATCATCATGATACTGAACTCCTTCGAAAGAGAGAAGAAGAAGCAGCAGAAAAGGAAGACAGTAGTGATGATTAA
- a CDS encoding heat shock protein 110, putative (term=annotation;date=20111024;qualifier=added_gene_name=HSP70-z;qualifier=removed_product=cg4 protein, putative;qualifier=added_product=heat shock protein 70, putative;curatorName=ucb@sanger.ac.uk;~term=annotation;date=20121221;qualifier=removed_product=heat shock protein 70, putative;qualifier=added_product=heat shock protein 110, putative;qualifier=added_gene_name=hsp110c;qualifier=added_literature=pmid:23250440;curatorName=ucb@sanger.ac.uk;~term=annotation;date=20160226;qualifier=added_GO:0005737;qualifier=added_GO:0016887;qualifier=added_GO:0009408;qualifier=added_GO:0006457;qualifier=added_literature=pmid:26083397;qualifier=added_literature=pmid:26894764;curatorName=ucb@sanger.ac.uk;~pfam_scan;Pfam:PF00012.16; E()=7.7E-46;score=156.3;query 3-256;description=HSP70;~pfam_scan;Pfam:PF00012.16; E()=2.7E-30;score=105.0;query 275-702;description=HSP70;~iprscan;InterPro:IPR029048 : Heat shock protein 70kD, C-terminal domain;Superfamily:SSF100934; score=2.94E-11;query 635-705;description=Heat shock protein 70kD, C-terminal domain superfamily;~iprscan;InterPro:IPR013126 : Heat shock protein 70;Pfam:PF00012; score=1.6E-44;query 3-256;description=Heat shock protein 70 family;~iprscan;InterPro:IPR013126 : Heat shock protein 70;PRINTS:PR00301; score=1.8E-9;query 365-381;description=Heat shock protein 70 family;~iprscan;InterPro:IPR013126 : Heat shock protein 70;Pfam:PF00012; score=3.8E-30;query 275-702;description=Heat shock protein 70 family;~iprscan;InterPro:IPR013126 : Heat shock protein 70;PRINTS:PR00301; score=1.8E-9;query 396-416;description=Heat shock protein 70 family;~iprscan;InterPro:IPR013126 : Heat shock protein 70;PRINTS:PR00301; score=1.8E-9;query 30-42;description=Heat shock protein 70 family;~iprscan;InterPro:IPR013126 : Heat shock protein 70;PRINTS:PR00301; score=1.8E-9;query 2-15;description=Heat shock protein 70 family;~iprscan;Superfamily:SSF53067; score=3.96E-29;query 195-412;description=null;~iprscan;Superfamily:SSF53067; score=2.24E-36;query 1-185;description=null): protein MSVLGIDIGNDNSVVATINKGAINIVRNDISERLTPTLIGFTEKERLIGDNALAKVKSNFRNTCRNIKNVLGKVGTGLEEDDLELNEAYGDLVECEHGYLGYDVEYKKEKERISAVRIIATLLLFLIRMGEKFIGKECNELVLSYPPNYTNNQIHCLAAAAKIINVNVLRLISDNTAVALDYGMYRMKEFNDKNGSIVAFVNIGYANTYVGIAKFYSNKCEILCDIADPTLGGRNIDNELIKYINNLFINTHKINALYSNGPIELSEMGNGKLDKTFTSKNNETAQINNKVRVKLQDVAIKTKKVLSANNETSIHVECLHEDLDCQGSIDRETYEKLCSNFFLTKLKNILDKAIAISKIGDVKNAQSIEILGGTTRIPFIQNFLESYFDKPLSKTLVADESVARGCVLSAAMQSKFYKVKEYECIEKVHHPISVKWENMNDKSGASPKVEKLYTTDSIRRKVNKIAIPDKGNIKITAFYEDSPDLPENCIKELGSCVVKINDKNDKIVESHIMTTFSNHDVFTFLGAQTVSKTVIKGKEEKEKSSEEKSADDSKDANNESSSKGEDKSQSPSSSPSKTELKKGEEGKVQTCYTTIPLEIISPPGTYSNSDIYNFSEAEINMQHSDTLEAERLKHINELETIIYETRDRLNGMYKDFVVDDERDSILLALDDVENWIYDNIDENKNAFISKKEEIRARIKDVIYRHDVYASKQKNLGNIITHLKTIITQCEKHPSDEGQKIITKANHLLSTLDSLQEKEKNKKLYEPPVYTLKDIEKEFADVTQMAQKYFSKIEAEELAKQKEKLEQEKKNEEKQTTEENGQTENNESEEKPEAADK from the coding sequence atGTCAGTACTCGGAATAGATATAGGGAATGATAACTCAGTGGTTGCAACTATAAACAAAGGGGctataaatattgtaaGAAATGATATATCAGAAAGGTTAACACCCACCTTAATTGGGTTTACAGAAAAAGAGAGGTTGATAGGTGATAATGCATTAGCAAAGGTCAAATCAAATTTCCGAAATACATGtaggaatataaaaaatgtattaggAAAAGTAGGAACAGGCTTAGAAGAAGATGACTTAGAATTAAATGAAGCATATGGTGATTTAGTTGAATGTGAACATGGATATTTAGGATATGATGTAgagtataaaaaagaaaaagaacgTATAAGTGCAGTTAGAATAATAGCCActttattactatttttaattagaATGGGAGAGAAATTTATAGGGAAAGAATGCAATGAACTAGTTTTATCTTACCCTCCTAACTATACTAATAATCAAATTCATTGTTTAGCAGCAGCtgcaaaaataataaatgttaaCGTATTGAGACTTATCAGTGACAATACTGCTGTTGCTTTAGATTATGGTATGTATAGAATGAAAGAATTTAATGACAAAAATGGTTCGATAGTAGcatttgttaatattgGTTATGCAAATACATATGTAGGTATTGCtaaattttattcaaaCAAATGTGAAATATTATGTGATATAGCAGATCCTACATTAGGAGGACGGAATATTGATAATGagctaataaaatatataaataatttatttataaatacgCATAAAATTAATGCACTATATAGTAATGGTCCTATTGAGTTAAGTGAAATGGGAAACGGAAAATTAGATAAAACGTTTACatctaaaaataatgaaaccgcacaaattaataataaagtacGAGTCAAATTACAAGATGTAGcaattaaaacaaaaaaagttttatcGGCAAACAATGAAACATCTATACATGTAGAATGCTTACATGAAGATTTAGATTGCCAAGGTTCCATAGATAGAGAAACATATGAAAAGTTATGttcaaattttttcttaacaaaattgaaaaatattttagatAAAGCAATAGCTATTAGTAAAATAGGTGATGTTAAAAATGCTCAATCTATAGAAATTTTAGGAGGTACAACAAGAATACCatttattcaaaatttCTTAGAAtcatattttgataaaccTTTATCAAAAACTTTAGTAGCAGATGAGTCTGTTGCTAGAGGATGTGTATTATCTGCTGCTATGCAAAGTAAGTTTTATAAAGTAAAGGAATACGAATGTATTGAAAAAGTTCATCACCCAATTAGTGTTAAATGGGAAAACATGAATGACAAATCTGGAGCAAGCCCTAAagttgaaaaattatatactacTGATTCGATAAGAAGAAAGGTAAACAAAATTGCTATACCAGATAAAGGTAACATTAAAATAACAGCTTTTTATGAAGATAGTCCTGATCTTCCagaaaattgtataaaagAATTAGGTTCTTGTGttgttaaaattaatgaCAAAAATGACAAAATTGTCGAATCTCATATTATGACAACATTTTCAAATCATGAtgtatttacatttttggGAGCTCAAACTGTTTCAAAAACTGTTATAAAAGGAAAAGAAGAGAAAGAAAAATCAAGTGAAGAAAAATCAGCTGATGATTCAAAAGACGCAAATAATGAATCTTCATCAAAAGGTGAAGATAAATCACAATCCCCAAGTAGTAGCCCAAGCAAAACAGAATTGAAAAAAGGTGAAGAAGGAAAGGTACAAACATGCTATACTACTATACCTCTCGAAATAATATCTCCCCCTGGAACATACAGTAATAGTgatatttacaattttagCGAAgctgaaataaatatgcaacATAGTGATACCTTAGAAGCAGAAAGACTAAAACATATCAATGAATTAGaaactattatttatgaaacTAGAGATCGTTTGAATGGTATGTATAAAGATTTTGTAGTCGATGATGAAAGAGATTCTATTTTATTGGCTTTAGATGATGTTGAAAATTGgatatatgataatattgatgaaaataaaaatgcatttataagtaaaaaagaagaaataaGAGCACGCATAAAAGATGTAATTTATAGACATGATGTTTATGCAtctaaacaaaaaaatttaggaaatattataacacATTTAAAAACTATTATTACACAATGTGAAAAACACCCATCAGATGAAggtcaaaaaataataacaaaagcTAATCATTTGTTATCAACTCTTGACTCTTTacaagaaaaagaaaaaaacaaaaaattatatgaaccACCTGTTTATACATTAAAAGATATTGAAAAGGAATTTGCTGATGTTACACAAATGgcacaaaaatatttctcaAAAATTGAAGCTGAAGAATTAgcaaaacaaaaagaaaaattggaacaagaaaaaaaaaatgaagagaAGCAAACTACTGAAGAAAATGGACAAACTGAAAATAATGAGAGTGAAGAAAAACCTGAGGCTGCTGATAAATAA
- a CDS encoding protein SCO1, putative (term=annotation;date=20170302;qualifier=removed_product=Cg3 protein, putative;qualifier=added_product=protein sco1, putative;qualifier=added_gene_name=sco1;qualifier=added_literature=pmid:23190769;curatorName=ucb@sanger.ac.uk;~pfam_scan;Pfam:PF02630.10; E()=7.6E-42;score=142.9;query 97-258;description=SCO1-SenC;~iprscan;InterPro:IPR003782 : Electron transport protein SCO1/SenC;Pfam:PF02630; score=7.8E-42;query 97-258;description=Copper chaperone SCO1/SenC;~iprscan;InterPro:IPR036249 : Thioredoxin-like superfamily;Superfamily:SSF52833; score=3.28E-44;query 105-277;description=Thioredoxin-like superfamily;~iprscan;InterPro:IPR017276 : Synthesis of cytochrome c oxidase, Sco1/Sco2;PIRSF:PIRSF037736; score=2.1E-90;query 3-288;description=Synthesis of cytochrome c oxidase, Sco1/Sco2;~iprscan;InterPro:IPR013766 : Thioredoxin domain;Prosite:PS51352; score=8.676;query 102-280;description=Thioredoxin domain), whose product MNKIVLRNVSKVKGDGVFCKSYIKFNLNKYENKINFETKLNFSTNKRNEENPLKKKKSIFLTWKCFVFNLGLCIPTLYLYKLQCDKKHGGKNHIGKTRVENIGKPLIGGNFTLIDYNGNIVTNQTFKGKYCLIYFGFSYCPDICPQELEKQTIVFEKISKKYGDIVTPIFITVDPNRDTVAQINYYCKSFNPKLIGLTGTKDLIKHVAKLFRVYYNEHITDMGNTNQTVTNQNKYNYLIDHSIIHYLLDTEGKFVDFFGKNCTINEMVDRISQYLDEHIASQKKLQKN is encoded by the coding sequence atgaataaaatagttttaAGAAATGTTAGTAAAGTAAAGGGAGATGGAGTATTTTGTAAATCGTATATAAAGTttaatttgaataaatatgaaaataaaataaattttgagactaaattaaatttttcaacaaataaaagaaatgaagaaaatccattaaaaaaaaaaaaaagtatttttttaacatggaaatgttttgtttttaatttaggTTTATGTATTCctacattatatttatataaattacaaTGTGATAAAAAACATGGTGGAAAAAATCATATTGGAAAAACAAGGGTTGAGAATATTGGAAAACCATTAATAGGTGGCAATTTTACACTAATAGATtataatggaaatatagTTACAAATCAAACATTTAAAGGAAAATActgtttaatatattttgggTTTAGTTATTGTCCTGATATTTGTCCTCAAGAATTAGAAAAACAAACTATagtttttgaaaaaatatcaaaaaaatatggggATATAGTTACacctatttttattactgtAGATCCTAATCGAGATACAGTAGCTCAAAtcaattattattgtaaatCTTTTAATCCGAAATTAATTGGATTAACGGGAACAAAAGATCTTATAAAACATGTTGCAAAATTATTTCGTGTATACTACAATGAGCATATTACTGATATGGGTAATACAAATCAAACTGTTACTaaccaaaataaatacaattatttaatcGATCATTctattattcattatttactAGACACTGAAGGAAAATTTGTAGATTTTTTTGGTAAAAATTGTACTATCAATGAAATGGTAGACCGAATATCTCAATATCTTGATGAGCATATAGCTagccaaaaaaaattacaaaaaaattaa